The genome window TTGCTCACTGCCAGACACATACTCTGCTGGCCTCTTATgaaatgaagatgatgtatTTTCCCCGGGCCTGGATCAACACTGGCTCTGCCATCCGCCTGGCTCAAATGTATGTACTCCCTGAGTGGCGCCCCTTTTCCTTACTGACCATTGTAGGACTGGTCTCCATAGACTGGACGGAACGGGCCTCGACGTCAAGCAATGCCTTGCACCACCGAAGGATTGGACAGAACGAGAGGAACGACGTCGAACATTCTGGATGGCTTTCTGTCAAGACCGGTATGCTAGTATTGGCACGGGCTGGCCCATGACCATTGACGAACGCGACATCATGACCAATCTCCCTGCTTCAGAAGATGCCTTCATCATGAGCAAACCTGAGCAGACACAGTCGCTATCAGAATGCACTAGCCCCATGGGTGCAGGTAAGCTGTCGCCGTTTGGAGGTATCGTGCTCATGGCCTGCCTGTTTGGCAGAAATTTGGTACATCTGCACCGTCCTGATGCCGATGACCTTGACAACGACCTGAATGGTCCGTTCTGGAAACGACACCGCCAGATGGACAATATTCTCCTCAACACATCCCTTTGTCTTCCTCCCCAACTCAAGCTTCCCACTGGTTTGTCGAATCCTAACATTGTCTTCACAAATATGAGCATCCATACCTCGACCATCTGTCTGCATCAAGCCGCTATCTTCAAAGCGGAGAAGAACAACTTGCCCGCGTCGGTCAGTGCCGAAAGCAAAGTTAGATGCATCACAGCTGCCAACGAGATTGCCAGCATCATGCGCATGATTTCCCATATGGATCTCTCAACAGTAAGTGTTGCCAGCTATCATCCATTAGCGGAGATTCTAATATGCTATTAGGTAAACCCGTTCATCTCCTTCTGCCTATACGTATCGGCGCGAGTATTTGTACAGTACCTTAAGAGTCGACCGGACGACAGCCAAACGGCAGACTCACTTCGCTTCTTGCTCTCTGCAATGAACGCGTTGAAACGCAGGAATCCATTGACTGAGTCGTTCCTCGTTCAGCTCGATGTCGACCTCGAAGCACTTGCACTGAGAATCCCCAAGCTGAAGACAGCCTTCCCACGCAACAACGATGGTGTATGTTGGCCCCACGCCGTTTCTCCTCGAATAGCACTAACGTCGCAAAGCCTACCAATCCAGGAGCACCCAGAGGTGCTAGGTGTGATAACCCGGAAGGAATGCAGGGCATAGCAGCATATCGTAATGAATGCAACTATATGCAACCCTCGACAGGTGACGGAAACCAACCGGATCTTGTTGAGCCTAATCATAGCGTACCAGATATCACGACTGCTGAAGAGAGCTTCGCTACGCAGGCTTGGATGTCGTCTGACCAACAATTACCCATTCTTACACCTAGCTCAGGGGCGACATTCGAAAAGACTGGATCTGGCAGTCGAACGATGTCTGGTTTTGGCGATGTAACAGGTGATAGCCAAGATGCTTCAGGATCACCTGATGGATTGACATCAAATCGACCTACACCAAATTCGAGCTCAGGATCTGACCAACGGAACCATCTGGCCCCTGGACAGCTGAACGGATCCGGACGCAACTCTTTCAACGCGAGCCCAATGTCGCCGAATCAGACTTTGATGAACCCGAGTGTTCTCGATGGGAGCACACAAGGATTCTTTTCAGACACAGCTGGATTTACGATGCCGACCAACCTTGACCAGAGTGGAGGTTTTTCAATGCCTGATGGCTGGGGAGACATTCAAGGACAATCAGGGATACCACAAGTTGGCGAGGGTGTCTTACGGGCCTTGATGAACATGGGACCAATGGACGCCATGGATTTGGGAACATGGGAAACAAAGGATACCTGAATTCGGTGAAGAGGGAAATATTGCAGGCGAGATTGTTGGGCAAGCAAAACATGGCATCGAGAGCCTAGCCGGGATCCAACAATTATCATAAAACGAAAGAGAAGGAGGTGAACACACCAAAGATCAGAATTGGCACCAGGGGCGTTTATACGGGACAAACGTATCGGCAACTTTGTACACTATGGGTTGGGAGTCTCATGGAGGACTTACCATGTATGTTTTGAGTAATTCTGAAGGATACCCGGGTTCTAATGACAATGAAACACCACTATTACGACCATAATAGGTGCAGGGAAGGAGAAGAGCTGCGTTATTGGATACCGGCGTGCCGATGTTGTCCATGCTCTCAAGGCGATCCTGCTGGGCATAGTATTAATCAATTCAAGAGCCACGCCCGGTTAGCTCAATCGGTAGAGCGTGAGACTCTTACGAGTACGcgatctcaaggttgcggGTTCGACCCCCGCATCGGGCTGTTCCTATAATACGATTGCGAGCGATTTGCGAGGCTTTCATTTTTTGTCGGGGGTTTCAAAGGTTCCATCTTTGCAGCTTTCTTTTGTCTTAAGTGGAGATATTGTAGTATGGTCCGTGCAGGACTGGTGGGGCGTTTGCCttgttgcttcttctggtatgcagctgcagctcaaTAACACCGTGCCCCTCTTTCAAACAATGACCCAGGCAGCATCTTAAAGCAGCAACAGAAGCGTCAGAAAGTGCCACCAAGAGGAATTTATCGTGCCCACCGAGGGACGAATCTTACAGTGGagttcttttttttctcatcatcgccgtGGCTGTACTAGGACGGAGACCCACAGTCATGGCAGCTCCGCACACCCCGCCTCCGGACTCCGCCTCCGCCTCCGGGCCGGGACTATCCGCAACGTTCTCAACTCCGGGTCTGCCACCGGATTATCGCGATGCGCCTGGGCTTGATCTGCATGGATATGTGGCTCCCAGTATCGAAGAGGCTTATCATATCCATGCTATGCACAATGGCGCTGCTATCACGACGCCAGCAACCCCTGGCCAATTTGGTATACTCGCGCCGATAGCAGTGTCGGTGCCTGTTATGGAAACACCAGTCGATGGAATATTCAGTGTGCAGAATAATTCTCACAGACAGGAGGTTGGAAGATCAAATGGCCACTTGAGCAGTAAGATTATTGTTGATCCCCCGGATCTGGAGATGTGGCGGAATAAGCTGTTCAACGTGGACGAGACGATAGTTCTTACACATGAAGAGTAAAGAAGCCCCCCTCAATCCGTGATGGAATTTCCAGTCCTTAACGGTCTTAGGTTCGAGACATATTTTCCTCATGTAGACAACGTCTACTCCCATCGCTCGACACAGCGTTATAAGCGCAAGCCGTTCATCTCACACTACTGGGACTGTCGTATGAAAGGCCGTCCTCCAGGAACACCCAAATCTGATGACCCCAATAAGAAGAAACGAAAGCGAAATGCGCGCCAGCGCGATCTATGTGATGTCAAGATAAAAATTACAGAGCACTTCCCGGTGGCTCGACTGGACCTTGATAACACCAGTGGTCTTGACGTAAGTCTGGCAGGACAGCGATTGTGGACAATACAGAGAGTCAATGGCAATGGAGGTAATGGAAAGGGAGACGGTGTGGCTGGGCCACATAAGCATACGCTTGAAAGGAGTGACGAGATAAAGAAGAATAGTGTGCAGAGGTATTTGGCAAACCAAGGGGATGTGAAaaaggacaaggagaaggTCCAGGTAAGCCATATCCATGACTCCAATTCTGAAGAAAAGGAGTTCCTAATATGGGGAATTCTTGAAAAGACTCCTCTGAAAGCCACAGGAGCTGCACTACTCACAGCTAGAAAACACGCGAAGGAGAATGAATTCAAGCTCTACGCGGCATGTTTCTGGTATGTCGAACTCATACTCAAATACACTCACATTTCCATGTACACTAACCGCAAAAGCCCATTCTCTCAACGTATTTGGATCGCTCTGGAGGCAAAAGGCATGCCCTACCAGTACTGCGAAACAGATGCCTTCCGTCACACAACCCAACCCCTCCTTGCTGACCCTAATGGCTGTGTGCCCACCATAGCACATAGCGACTGGTCATGTTCGAATAGTGCTGTCATATTAGAATATGTGAGTCTCGTCTCCTAGTTGCTTGTTTGTGATATTGACGAGGTCCGTagcttgaagatctcggcCAAGGAACACCGATGCTTCCGGTAGATTCAAGATTGAAAGCCAATTGCCGTTTCTGGATTGACCATGTAAGATACATCCCACTATCACCAGAATCAGAGGCGACACTGACCTTATGGAGATCAACCGTCATATCGTCCCGAACTTCTTCAAACTCCTCCAATATCAAGACCCGGctcttggagatgaagcaGGAGTTAGTTTACAGGGCAGTATAGATACTCTTGTCGAAGCTGCAGACAAAAAGGTAGTTGATCCTGAGCTCTCGGTACATCACCTGTGACCGATACACTGACTCCAATTCATCATAGGGCCCGTATTTTCTTGGGCGAAGCATGTCTCTGGTCGATATACATCTGGCACCTTTTGCTCTTCGATTCTCTAGGACTCTGATCCCTGCGAATATACCGTCTTCCCCGCCTGGATCACGCTGGGAGCGATGGCTGGATGCTATCGAGGGAGATAGGAGCGTGCGAGCCACAACCAGCAACCATGTGTTATACAGTGAGACACTAGATGCCTTGATAAAACAACATGGGCGCCATCAAATTCAAGAGGCTGCACATCGATAGTGAGCCCCTAGCAATGCCTGAAATTCCCGGTACATTGGAAAGATTGGTATGAAATATCGACCGGAGCAGTAGGATGTACCTTTTCCAGACGTATTCCGGTTGTGGTTAAGGGGTATCTATTTCATTATGAATATTTATATGGAAAGCATAGCGCCTGGCGAGGGCGCATAGACGGCAAATATGTGATAATTACAGTTCAAATTGCCATGAGGCCTCTATATAGTACCATCTGGCACAGAGGGATCGCTTCTCATGGAccctctcttcctcctcttgatAGCATCCCACTTCTCCTCTATCGTCACTAGCTCGCCCCCAAGTCGTGCTTTGACTCTTCCTTCACCAAGCTCCTCGAGCGTTTTGGACTCGAGGTAACTCTTACCATCGTACTCGACGCGACGTTGGGAATCAGGTAGGTATGcccaggagaagatggcaccCACAGCAGCCACAGACCCAAATAGGAGAAAGATGAGCCCTTGCCTGTTTTCTGCTTGATATGACTGGTTTATTCCGTACACCACCAGAACAGCAACGAGACTGCCTAGCTTCCCTGCAGCAGCTGAGATTCCGTGGCACAGACAACGATAGCAGGTCGGGAAGATTTCGGCTGGTATGATGAATGTTAATGTGTTGGCGCCTGGTAATCCATGGTTAGTTCTGAACATGCGGAACAGAGAGCGTGTCAACTTACCAAAGTTGAACATGAAGTGACAGATGGCTACAAACACCACTGTGGCCGGGGCACCTTTTTGTTGATGGACGCCA of Fusarium oxysporum Fo47 chromosome I, complete sequence contains these proteins:
- a CDS encoding fungal-specific transcription factor domain-containing protein, with translation MPDSNEKGAGITGNKRPRSDDADGDETAPQQEIPDNASVPKPKRLACMICRKRKLKCDGVRPSCSTCSRLGHTCAYDEQRRKSGPKRGYVKALEERLKQVETLLKTQEPPQNIPKNINVAMSGPPQTASPANLNISNAPINLTGDHSMDQHWNFTDKSPQQGAMDDFNFNASLDMGMNNVGGTFTWEMIGLGLEEPLPPQETIDELHQIYFEKVHPSIPMIHKYRYLAAMNLAPNQRPPVCLRYAMWTLACTITDKYADLKDLFYRRARKYVEADYVKGYGEHMISIAHCQTHTLLASYEMKMMYFPRAWINTGSAIRLAQMTGLHRLDGTGLDVKQCLAPPKDWTEREERRRTFWMAFCQDRYASIGTGWPMTIDERDIMTNLPASEDAFIMSKPEQTQSLSECTSPMGAGKLSPFGGIVLMACLFGRNLVHLHRPDADDLDNDLNGPFWKRHRQMDNILLNTSLCLPPQLKLPTGLSNPNIVFTNMSIHTSTICLHQAAIFKAEKNNLPASVSAESKVRCITAANEIASIMRMISHMDLSTVNPFISFCLYVSARVFVQYLKSRPDDSQTADSLRFLLSAMNALKRRNPLTESFLVQLDVDLEALALRIPKLKTAFPRNNDGPTNPGAPRGARCDNPEGMQGIAAYRNECNYMQPSTGDGNQPDLVEPNHSVPDITTAEESFATQAWMSSDQQLPILTPSSGATFEKTGSGSRTMSGFGDVTGDSQDASGSPDGLTSNRPTPNSSSGSDQRNHLAPGQLNGSGRNSFNASPMSPNQTLMNPSVLDGSTQGFFSDTAGFTMPTNLDQSGGFSMPDGWGDIQGQSGIPQVGEGVLRALMNMGPMDAMDLGTWETKDT